From the genome of Arvicola amphibius chromosome 9, mArvAmp1.2, whole genome shotgun sequence, one region includes:
- the Mcat gene encoding malonyl-CoA-acyl carrier protein transacylase, mitochondrial has product MNARVARAGWAWGLWGRRAASSHGEPPPDAVDVAELLRDASSAEEGAQEAVARRPPARCSVLLFPGQGSQAVGMGGGLLGFPRVRQLYETAHRVLGYDLLELCLRGPQEDLDRTVHCQPAVFVASLAAVEKLHYLQPAVIENCVAAAGFSVGEFAALVFAGAMEFSEGLYAVKVRAEAMQEASEAVPSGMLSVLGQHQSNFTFACMEAQEHCKSLGIENPVCQVSNYLFPDCRVISGHLEALQFLRKNSAKYHFRRTKMLPVSGGFHTCLMEPAVEPLVKILDTINIKKPLVAVHSNVSGHKYMHPQHIRKLLGQQVVSPVKWEQTMHCIYKRKKGTEFPSTFEVGPGRQLGSILKSCNGQAWKSYSHVDVMQTSMDPDH; this is encoded by the exons ATGAACGCCCGGGTAGCTCGGGCCGGGTGGGCCTGGGGACTTTGGGGACGCCGCGCCGCCTCGAGCCACGGGGAGCCGCCCCCGGACGCCGTGGACGTGGCGGAGCTGCTGCGGGACGCCAGCTCGGCCGAAGAGGGGGCCCAGGAGGCGGTGGCGCGGCGACCGCCCGCGCGCTGCTCGGTGCTGCTCTTCCCCGGCCAGGGCAGCCAAGCGGTCGGCATGGGGGGCGGCCTGCTCGGCTTCCCGCGTGTGCGCCAGCTCTACGAGACCGCGCACCGGGTGCTGGGTTACGATCTGCTGGAGCTGTGCCTGCGCGGGCCTCAGGAGGACCTGGACCGCACGGTGCACTGCCAGCCCGCCGTCTTCGTGGCCTCGCTGGCTGCCGTGGAAAAGCTACATTATCTGCAGCCGGCG GTCATTGAGAACTGTGTTGCTGCAGCTGGATTCAGTGTGGGGGAGTTTGCAGCCCTTGTGTTTGCCGGAGCCATGGAGTTTTCTGAAG GTCTGTATGCAGTTAAAGTCCGAGCCGAAGCCATGCAAGAAGCATCTGAAGCTGTCCCCAGTGGGATGCTGTCTGTCCTTGGCCAGCATCAGTCCAACTTCACCTTTGCCTGCATGGAAGCCCAGGAGCACTGCAAATCCTTGGGCATAGAGAACCCAGTGTGCCAGGTGTCCAACTACCTCTTTCCTGACTGCAGGGTCATCTCAGGACACCTTGAG GCCCTGCAGTTTCTCCGGAAGAATTCTGCTAAGTATCACTTCAGGCGCACCAAGATGTTGCCGGTGAGTGGTGGCTTCCATACCTGCCTCATGGAGCCAGCCGTGGAGCCCCTGGTGAAAATTCTAGACACGATTAACATCAAGAAGCCACTGGTTGCTGTCCACTCCAATGTCAGTGGACATAAATACATGCATCCCCAACACATCCGGAAGCTGCTGGGGCAGCAGGTGGTGTCTCCAGTGAAGTGGGAACAGACAATGCACTGTATCTACAAGCGAAAGAAGGGCACTGAGTTTCCCAGCACCTTTGAGGTGGGCCCTGGGCGGCAGTTGGGAAGCATCCTGAAGAGCTGCAACGGGCAGGCATGGAAGTCCTACAGCCACGTGGATGTGATGCAGACCAGCATGGATCCTGATCACTGA